The Allocatelliglobosispora scoriae genome contains a region encoding:
- a CDS encoding DUF11 domain-containing protein produces MRVRTLAASVALAIGAVLAIAAPASAHPTLTVTASPTAVVSGTDTTVTISGTSNGNYTGARIDLFSTGGPGTLTSFTTFVSCGGGPTCTEVGALYRLALPSLTNGQAFSYTVTLTVDAATASTTFTPKAQFYTSGGSTTGAVTGPVITVTSPTTLTAAPATTSVQLGSALTVTLTATNVDNAARTYRITSADLPTYTTLGTCAGTPVATSTCTAYGTTGYEAAVAASTAGSGQDVAFTLNTTAAHASDTITAEVLVGGVVKATTTFTITVTNLYPDVRATKGTPTYNAVSQQITFRWNLTNIGTAAATGRTVTRTVTPAGLTSSGLGAGCTGNSDNETCPGPNLAPGASVNPTYTRTVALLALGTYTVDFTFNTPNDPNPANDTITFTCTVLTGLVVNCT; encoded by the coding sequence ATGCGCGTCAGAACACTCGCCGCATCGGTCGCGCTCGCGATCGGCGCCGTCCTCGCCATCGCCGCACCAGCGTCGGCCCACCCCACCCTCACCGTCACCGCAAGCCCCACCGCCGTGGTCTCCGGTACGGACACCACGGTCACGATCTCCGGAACCTCGAACGGCAACTACACCGGCGCCCGCATCGACCTGTTCTCCACCGGCGGCCCCGGCACCCTCACGTCGTTCACGACGTTCGTCTCCTGCGGCGGCGGCCCCACCTGTACCGAGGTCGGCGCGCTGTACCGGCTGGCGCTGCCCAGCCTCACCAACGGGCAGGCCTTCTCCTACACCGTCACCCTGACCGTCGACGCCGCCACCGCATCCACGACGTTCACCCCCAAGGCCCAGTTCTACACATCCGGCGGCAGCACCACCGGCGCGGTCACCGGCCCGGTCATCACTGTCACCTCCCCGACCACGCTCACCGCGGCGCCGGCGACCACCAGCGTGCAGCTGGGCAGCGCGCTCACGGTCACCCTGACGGCGACCAACGTCGACAACGCCGCCCGCACCTACCGGATCACCTCGGCCGACCTGCCGACCTACACCACCCTTGGTACCTGCGCCGGAACGCCCGTGGCCACCAGTACCTGCACCGCCTACGGCACCACCGGATACGAGGCGGCCGTCGCGGCATCGACAGCAGGCAGCGGCCAGGACGTCGCGTTCACCCTCAACACCACCGCCGCGCACGCCTCGGACACGATCACGGCGGAGGTCCTGGTCGGCGGCGTCGTGAAGGCCACCACCACCTTCACGATCACCGTCACCAACCTCTACCCGGACGTCCGGGCGACCAAGGGCACCCCGACCTACAACGCGGTCAGCCAGCAGATCACCTTCCGCTGGAACCTGACCAACATCGGCACCGCCGCCGCCACCGGGCGTACCGTCACCAGGACCGTCACCCCCGCAGGCCTGACATCGAGCGGCCTCGGCGCGGGCTGCACCGGCAACTCCGACAACGAAACCTGCCCCGGCCCCAACCTCGCCCCCGGTGCATCGGTCAACCCCACCTACACGCGCACCGTCGCACTCCTCGCCTTGGGCACCTACACCGTCGACTTCACCTTCAACACCCCCAACGACCCCAACCCCGCCAACGACACCATCACCTTCACCTGCACCGTCCTCACCGGACTGGTCGTGAACTGCACCTGA
- a CDS encoding anti-sigma factor, protein MPHLEQSELILLASDEAAESATSAEHLAGCAACRDELAELRDLFAVVSETEQVRDLPPPPESVWAGITAQLAADSAARSDDAVPAVPTSGDTAGKGSADRARSPRDNRPAPRARRSWRRIAAAAALTVAVAAAGLVAGVWLTRSDDPARPAVLASAQLAAYGGTPPSAAGRAEVLDGRRLALHVTGLPAVSGYYEVWLIDPATLRMFSVGTLGAGPDGEFTLPANADLGVYRVVDVSAEQFDNNSAHSGDSLLRGTLS, encoded by the coding sequence GTGCCGCATCTGGAGCAGAGCGAGCTGATTCTGCTCGCCAGTGACGAGGCCGCGGAGTCGGCGACGAGCGCCGAGCACCTGGCCGGGTGCGCGGCCTGCCGCGACGAGCTGGCCGAGCTGCGGGACCTCTTCGCGGTGGTGAGCGAGACCGAGCAGGTCCGCGACCTGCCACCGCCACCCGAGAGCGTCTGGGCGGGCATCACGGCCCAGCTCGCGGCCGACAGCGCCGCCCGGTCCGACGACGCCGTCCCGGCCGTCCCCACCAGCGGGGACACGGCCGGGAAGGGCTCTGCCGACAGGGCCCGGAGTCCGCGGGACAACCGGCCCGCGCCACGCGCCCGGCGCTCCTGGCGGCGGATCGCGGCAGCGGCGGCGCTGACCGTCGCCGTGGCGGCCGCGGGGCTCGTCGCGGGCGTGTGGCTCACCCGCTCAGACGACCCCGCCCGGCCCGCGGTGCTGGCGTCCGCGCAGCTCGCCGCCTATGGCGGGACCCCGCCCTCGGCGGCCGGTCGGGCAGAGGTCCTCGACGGCCGCAGGCTGGCCCTGCACGTGACGGGTCTGCCGGCCGTGAGCGGCTATTACGAGGTGTGGCTGATCGATCCGGCCACGCTGCGGATGTTCTCCGTCGGCACGCTCGGCGCGGGTCCGGACGGGGAGTTCACCCTGCCGGCCAACGCCGACCTGGGCGTCTATCGCGTCGTGGACGTCTCGGCCGAGCAGTTCGACAACAACTCCGCGCACTCCGGCGACAGCCTGCTGCGAGGCACGCTGAGCTGA
- a CDS encoding DUF6042 family protein — protein MAREIEWQPDWRWSRMHPAWVRWLPCAIASLRVVPADADAFPRSWWDQPELETPWDEPIWCDPGSLDEWIESNTLDAAPELVDATAQLAESHYDQIIDARSRRIETFTALCRGAGIPVPLTLRQLLDCLIALGVFDSFTGEDGEQWVAGNLDINPLDVLGFSAAEAAEEATMQQVERGVIAGIGLRRAAEALGPDSPPDCVRVTLRELSDFADLPPLAVRRALGVVVETSDWISVDDETDLVTVGLDTPITIHAEYSRLATVYEMDELQAPEHMI, from the coding sequence GTGGCGCGGGAGATCGAGTGGCAGCCGGATTGGCGCTGGTCCCGAATGCACCCCGCCTGGGTCCGCTGGCTACCGTGCGCGATCGCCAGCCTGCGGGTCGTCCCGGCCGACGCGGACGCCTTCCCGCGCAGCTGGTGGGACCAGCCGGAGCTGGAGACGCCATGGGATGAGCCGATCTGGTGCGACCCGGGGTCCCTCGACGAGTGGATCGAGTCCAACACCCTCGACGCCGCCCCGGAGCTCGTCGACGCGACCGCCCAGCTCGCCGAGTCGCACTACGACCAGATCATCGACGCCCGCAGCCGCCGGATCGAGACCTTCACGGCGCTGTGCCGGGGCGCCGGGATCCCGGTCCCGCTGACCCTGCGCCAGCTTCTGGACTGCCTGATCGCGCTCGGCGTCTTCGACTCGTTCACGGGCGAGGACGGCGAGCAGTGGGTCGCCGGCAACCTCGACATCAATCCGCTCGACGTGCTGGGCTTCTCGGCGGCCGAGGCCGCCGAGGAGGCCACGATGCAGCAGGTGGAGCGCGGGGTCATCGCGGGCATCGGCCTGCGTCGCGCCGCCGAGGCCCTGGGCCCCGATTCACCCCCCGATTGTGTACGCGTGACGTTGCGCGAGCTGAGTGACTTCGCGGATCTGCCGCCCCTCGCCGTCCGGCGCGCCCTGGGCGTGGTGGTCGAGACGAGCGACTGGATCTCCGTGGACGACGAGACGGACCTGGTCACCGTCGGGCTGGACACCCCGATCACGATCCACGCGGAGTATTCGCGGCTCGCCACCGTCTACGAGATGGACGAGCTGCAGGCTCCGGAGCACATGATCTAG
- a CDS encoding SGNH/GDSL hydrolase family protein, which produces MRPQRTAAYASALIVAVCLAIGFGSPASAAAAVNYVALGDSYSSGVGAGNYIPSSGSCNRSPNAYPALWAAAHSTATYSSVACSGATTASLISSQVPALSATTTLVSVTIGGNDAGFSNIMSTCALQGTDQCVAAVNAAETFARNTLPGRLDSAYTAIRGKAPSARVVVLGYPVFYQLGTVCVGLSATSRAKINEGINLVDDITKAAAQRHGFTFADVRSQFVGHQLCSYGTKWLHALNFADLGVSYHPTAAGQSGGYLPVFNGSAA; this is translated from the coding sequence GTGCGTCCACAGCGTACGGCCGCCTACGCGTCGGCCCTCATCGTTGCCGTCTGCCTCGCCATCGGCTTCGGCTCACCCGCCTCCGCGGCAGCCGCCGTCAACTACGTCGCCCTCGGCGACTCCTACTCCTCCGGCGTCGGCGCCGGCAACTACATCCCGTCCAGCGGCTCGTGCAACCGCAGCCCCAACGCCTATCCGGCGCTCTGGGCGGCGGCGCACAGCACCGCGACCTACAGCTCGGTCGCCTGTTCCGGCGCGACGACCGCCAGTCTGATCAGCTCCCAGGTGCCCGCGCTCTCCGCGACCACGACCCTGGTCAGCGTCACGATCGGCGGCAACGACGCGGGCTTCTCCAACATCATGAGCACCTGCGCGCTGCAGGGCACCGACCAGTGCGTTGCCGCGGTCAACGCGGCCGAGACGTTCGCCCGCAACACCCTGCCAGGCCGCCTCGACAGTGCTTACACCGCCATTCGCGGCAAGGCGCCGAGCGCCCGGGTCGTCGTCCTCGGCTACCCGGTCTTCTACCAGCTCGGCACGGTCTGCGTCGGCCTCTCCGCCACGTCCCGGGCGAAGATCAACGAGGGCATCAACCTCGTCGACGACATCACCAAGGCGGCGGCTCAGCGCCACGGCTTCACCTTCGCCGACGTGCGGTCCCAGTTCGTCGGGCACCAGCTCTGCAGCTACGGCACGAAGTGGCTGCACGCGCTCAACTTCGCCGACCTCGGCGTCTCCTACCACCCCACCGCGGCGGGCCAGTCCGGCGGCTACCTCCCGGTCTTCAACGGCTCCGCCGCCTGA
- a CDS encoding helix-turn-helix domain-containing protein translates to MARFTAFRFTMDPAPGQEVLLRRYAGAPRFGYNQCLRLVKGALDAKAHGGVVKVPWTGLRLDQRVQRVEAVCGCRPGDGRRRRRHGDRRGDRSGVAG, encoded by the coding sequence GTGGCTCGTTTCACCGCGTTCCGGTTCACTATGGACCCGGCGCCGGGGCAGGAGGTCCTGTTGCGGCGGTATGCGGGTGCGCCCCGGTTCGGGTACAACCAGTGTTTGCGCCTGGTCAAGGGTGCCCTGGATGCCAAGGCCCATGGCGGTGTGGTGAAGGTCCCGTGGACCGGGCTTCGACTTGATCAACGCGTTCAACGGGTGGAAGCGGTCTGCGGATGCCGGCCGGGTGATGGTCGCCGCCGGCGACGGCACGGTGACCGTCGAGGCGACCGGTCTGGCGTGGCGGGGTGA
- a CDS encoding histidine kinase produces MIRAAAQRWALGTATAVLVGGGFALGLNVGNLHNGLIAASFGAVGLYVVHRRPGSREGWLFVAVGVTHAVMFAGRQYGLHSGPLPGASWIGWLGVWPLPLVLVLVGVAVMCFPTGRLPSRGWVPVLGVLAAMGLVLSTVSALWPVEYGRTGLVAGHPLDLPGFSTADAFYRVARPVGYLLFQLTWVACVVARVRRARGDEARQLRWFLYSATMSAAVMVLGLAVWGSPIPGTLTAPLLAVAAGAAILRYRLYDIDPVINKSLVFGAMAVLVTLGYAVVVTGMGRLVSGYGNLLSLLATGLVAVIFEPLRRRAQRLADRVVYGRRASPYEALARLSAHFTAPAGGLLDGICATVADAVGAHEVTLWTGPADTLRAVSVWPTTTSLPTGSRTFADLVAVPVRHDGRFRGAITVTKAPGDTLSIAEQRVVGDLAAQAGLVLELRATAQRLVAAGDAARRRLERDLHDGAQQRLVNVAMELGRVVRLATTAGAAEVAAQADDVRRQLLDATAELRELARGLHPAVLTQDGLEAAISFLADRSPLPVRLTVLVARRLSAEVESTAYFVVSEGLTNAAKHSGADAVTVRVVLAGASLVTEISDDGCGGAATRPGSGLEGLADRLATLDARLTVESGPAGTHLKTVIPCG; encoded by the coding sequence GTGATCCGGGCAGCCGCACAGCGCTGGGCATTGGGCACGGCGACCGCCGTGCTGGTCGGCGGCGGTTTCGCGCTTGGTCTGAACGTCGGCAACCTACATAACGGTCTCATCGCCGCATCGTTTGGCGCGGTCGGGCTGTACGTGGTCCACCGCAGACCAGGCAGCCGCGAGGGTTGGCTGTTCGTCGCTGTCGGCGTCACCCATGCGGTGATGTTCGCGGGTCGTCAGTACGGCCTGCACTCGGGCCCGCTTCCGGGTGCTTCCTGGATCGGCTGGCTCGGGGTCTGGCCGCTCCCGCTGGTGCTGGTGCTGGTCGGCGTGGCGGTGATGTGCTTCCCGACGGGCCGGCTCCCGTCTCGTGGATGGGTGCCGGTCCTCGGCGTACTCGCCGCGATGGGGCTCGTCCTTTCCACGGTCTCGGCGCTGTGGCCGGTGGAGTACGGACGCACCGGCCTGGTCGCCGGTCATCCGCTTGATCTTCCAGGGTTCTCCACCGCGGACGCCTTCTACAGAGTCGCCCGCCCGGTCGGCTATCTGCTGTTCCAGCTGACCTGGGTCGCCTGCGTGGTGGCGCGGGTGCGGCGCGCCCGCGGTGACGAGGCCCGCCAACTGCGCTGGTTCCTCTACTCGGCAACGATGTCCGCCGCCGTGATGGTGCTCGGCCTGGCGGTGTGGGGATCGCCGATTCCCGGCACGCTGACAGCGCCGCTGCTCGCCGTGGCAGCCGGTGCAGCGATCCTGCGGTACCGCCTTTACGACATCGACCCTGTCATCAACAAGTCGCTGGTCTTCGGTGCGATGGCGGTGTTGGTGACCCTCGGCTACGCAGTCGTCGTGACCGGCATGGGCCGCCTCGTCAGCGGGTACGGCAACCTGCTGTCGTTACTGGCCACTGGTCTCGTGGCGGTGATCTTCGAGCCCCTTCGCCGGCGTGCGCAGCGGCTGGCAGACCGCGTCGTCTACGGGCGGCGGGCCTCTCCCTATGAGGCGCTGGCTCGGCTGTCGGCGCACTTCACCGCCCCTGCCGGTGGACTGCTCGACGGTATCTGCGCAACCGTTGCCGACGCCGTCGGAGCGCACGAGGTGACGCTGTGGACCGGCCCGGCCGACACGTTGCGGGCGGTGTCCGTCTGGCCGACCACGACCTCTCTCCCGACCGGGTCTCGCACGTTCGCCGATCTGGTGGCGGTGCCGGTACGCCACGACGGCCGCTTCCGTGGAGCGATCACCGTGACCAAAGCTCCGGGTGACACCCTGTCGATCGCCGAGCAGCGCGTAGTCGGTGACCTGGCTGCCCAGGCCGGCCTGGTCCTGGAGCTACGGGCGACCGCCCAGCGACTGGTCGCGGCCGGAGACGCCGCACGGCGGCGGCTGGAACGCGACCTGCACGACGGCGCACAACAACGTCTGGTCAACGTCGCGATGGAACTCGGCAGGGTGGTACGGCTCGCCACGACGGCGGGCGCCGCGGAGGTCGCGGCTCAAGCCGACGACGTACGCCGACAGTTACTCGATGCCACCGCTGAGCTACGCGAGTTGGCGAGGGGGCTGCACCCGGCGGTGCTGACCCAGGACGGTCTCGAGGCCGCGATCAGCTTCCTCGCCGACCGGTCGCCGTTGCCGGTACGGCTGACGGTGCTGGTGGCCCGTCGGTTGTCAGCCGAAGTCGAGTCCACGGCGTACTTCGTGGTCAGCGAGGGACTGACCAATGCCGCCAAACACTCTGGCGCCGACGCGGTAACGGTTCGGGTGGTCCTCGCCGGGGCCAGTCTGGTCACCGAGATCTCGGACGACGGCTGCGGCGGTGCAGCCACACGGCCGGGCAGCGGGCTGGAAGGCCTGGCCGACCGGCTCGCGACGCTCGATGCCCGCCTGACGGTAGAGAGCGGCCCGGCCGGCACTCACCTGAAGACGGTGATCCCATGCGGGTGA
- a CDS encoding alpha/beta fold hydrolase produces the protein MTALAYRAGGNPGPDGTSVVLLHGLGGDASSWREVAPLLGDLGRTYAVDLRGHGDSPRPGDYSAELMRDDVVALLDELALERVVLVGHSLGGLVAYLVALASPERTLALVLEEPPPPVPLNRPDAVRPDEPTPFDWAVVPAIRAQVNHPDPRWWGQLATITVPTLLVAGGPESHVPQHLLAEMAAQFPNGKLSTIPGGHSLHEVYPQEFADSVRRLVGPI, from the coding sequence ATGACCGCACTCGCCTACCGCGCCGGCGGAAACCCCGGGCCCGACGGAACGTCAGTGGTGCTGCTGCACGGGCTCGGCGGGGACGCCTCGTCCTGGCGGGAGGTCGCGCCGCTGCTCGGCGATCTCGGCCGGACCTACGCGGTCGACCTGCGCGGGCACGGCGACAGCCCGAGACCCGGCGACTACTCCGCCGAGCTGATGCGCGACGACGTCGTGGCGCTCCTGGACGAGCTGGCGCTGGAGCGGGTCGTCCTGGTCGGACACTCGCTCGGCGGGCTCGTCGCCTATCTCGTCGCGCTCGCGAGCCCCGAGCGCACCCTGGCGCTGGTGCTGGAGGAGCCGCCACCGCCGGTGCCGCTGAACCGGCCCGACGCGGTGCGGCCGGACGAACCGACGCCCTTCGACTGGGCGGTCGTCCCGGCGATCCGAGCACAGGTCAACCACCCGGACCCGCGCTGGTGGGGGCAGCTCGCCACCATCACCGTGCCGACGCTGCTGGTGGCGGGCGGGCCGGAGAGCCACGTGCCGCAGCACCTCCTCGCGGAGATGGCCGCCCAGTTCCCGAACGGAAAGCTGAGCACGATTCCGGGCGGCCACAGCCTGCACGAGGTCTATCCTCAAGAATTCGCCGACTCCGTCCGCCGGCTGGTCGGGCCGATCTAG
- a CDS encoding DUF389 domain-containing protein, with product MTRQLPIREYATGTSILPGVAIAISLVPPLAVTGLLLEVGRYHDAGQSALLFATNVAAIVATGTLVFLLYRVRAAAQTAGHAVSRLRGTTLVAVSCLVILVAVPLTIGTVTIARDQQLAATARPLALQWADNAHWQIADVVAKNGTITVTAVGLPPDLDLPALRRALNDGGLAPHDLRVQLVGGNTRLCAAAATDCMTVTG from the coding sequence GTGACAAGACAGCTACCCATACGTGAATACGCGACAGGTACTTCGATACTGCCCGGAGTCGCGATCGCGATCTCCCTCGTCCCACCACTCGCCGTCACCGGCCTGCTCCTCGAGGTCGGCCGCTATCACGACGCAGGGCAGTCCGCCCTGCTGTTCGCCACCAACGTGGCCGCTATCGTCGCGACCGGCACGCTCGTCTTCCTCCTCTACCGCGTCCGGGCCGCCGCCCAGACCGCCGGGCACGCTGTCAGTCGCCTACGCGGAACCACCCTCGTAGCCGTCAGCTGTCTCGTGATCCTGGTCGCCGTCCCGCTCACCATCGGCACTGTCACCATCGCCCGAGACCAGCAACTCGCCGCCACCGCCCGGCCGCTGGCCCTCCAGTGGGCCGACAACGCCCACTGGCAGATCGCCGACGTCGTCGCCAAGAACGGGACCATCACCGTCACCGCCGTCGGCCTGCCTCCCGACCTCGACCTCCCGGCGCTACGCCGCGCGCTCAACGACGGCGGACTCGCCCCGCACGACCTACGGGTGCAGCTCGTCGGCGGCAACACCCGACTGTGCGCGGCCGCGGCCACGGACTGCATGACCGTGACCGGCTAG
- a CDS encoding GNAT family N-acetyltransferase: protein MGDLLLTTERLLLRRFTWDDVDHLVALDSDPAVMRFLNGGVPTPREVVERETMPRFLAYDERFPGFGCWAAIDRATAEFLGWFALRPEEDSRPGEVELGYRLRASAWGRGLATEGSRALIDRGFAEFGVVRVTANTMTVNAGSRRVMEKAGLRFVRTYFAQWPEVIEGSEFGDVEYALTRDEWEVASAARRGTS from the coding sequence ATGGGCGATCTCCTCCTCACCACCGAGCGGCTGCTCCTGCGCCGTTTCACCTGGGACGACGTCGACCACCTCGTGGCGCTCGACAGCGACCCGGCGGTGATGCGTTTCCTCAACGGCGGCGTGCCGACACCGCGCGAGGTGGTCGAGCGGGAGACAATGCCTCGGTTCCTCGCCTACGACGAGCGGTTCCCGGGCTTCGGCTGCTGGGCGGCGATCGACAGGGCGACGGCGGAGTTCCTCGGGTGGTTCGCGCTGCGACCGGAGGAGGACTCCCGCCCCGGCGAGGTCGAGCTGGGCTACCGGCTACGGGCGTCGGCCTGGGGTCGGGGGCTCGCGACGGAGGGTTCGCGCGCGCTGATCGACAGGGGCTTCGCCGAGTTCGGTGTGGTACGCGTGACCGCCAACACGATGACGGTCAATGCCGGATCACGCCGGGTGATGGAGAAGGCCGGGCTCAGGTTCGTGCGGACCTACTTCGCGCAGTGGCCCGAGGTGATCGAGGGCTCGGAGTTCGGCGACGTGGAGTACGCCCTGACGAGGGATGAATGGGAAGTGGCGAGCGCCGCACGGCGTGGCACCTCATGA
- a CDS encoding STAS domain-containing protein, with the protein MNNPPGDPMTIGIVTALRGAVVCVRLTGDVCLPGESELDRAAVHLAATGCRSVYVDLAGVTFAGSVLANFLCALSTRSSLVLCGPSPLVQRIIEVTGLDRVARIVDRLPADWAVEGTLASATT; encoded by the coding sequence ATGAACAATCCGCCCGGCGACCCCATGACCATCGGCATCGTCACCGCGCTGCGCGGCGCGGTGGTGTGCGTGCGCCTCACTGGTGACGTGTGCTTGCCTGGTGAATCGGAGCTCGACCGTGCGGCCGTGCACCTGGCCGCGACCGGCTGCCGCAGCGTCTATGTCGACCTGGCCGGGGTCACCTTCGCCGGGTCGGTCCTGGCCAACTTCCTCTGCGCCTTGTCCACCCGATCCTCGCTGGTCCTGTGCGGACCCAGCCCGCTCGTACAGCGGATCATCGAGGTGACCGGCCTGGACCGGGTCGCCCGTATCGTCGACCGCCTCCCTGCCGACTGGGCGGTGGAAGGAACGCTCGCCTCGGCGACGACGTGA
- a CDS encoding response regulator transcription factor, which translates to MRVMLADDAVLFREGMARVLTDVGFTVTGQAGDGAALLGLVRADPPDVAVIDLRMPPGFSAEGIDTAAAIRATVPGIGLMLLSQYVEVHHALRLMTEFDGGVGYLLKDRVSDLVAFGTDVRKVAGGATVIDPELVARLVARRRELDPLDKLTDRERAVLALMAQGLSNAAVAADLYLAIKTVEAHVTSIFSKLGLVQHDREHRRVLAVLTFLRA; encoded by the coding sequence ATGCGGGTGATGCTCGCCGACGACGCCGTACTGTTCCGTGAGGGCATGGCCCGCGTCCTCACCGACGTCGGATTCACCGTGACCGGACAGGCGGGCGACGGTGCGGCGCTGCTCGGCCTCGTGCGCGCCGACCCGCCAGACGTAGCCGTGATCGACCTGCGTATGCCACCCGGCTTCTCCGCCGAGGGCATCGACACCGCGGCCGCGATTCGCGCGACGGTTCCCGGCATAGGCCTGATGCTGCTGTCGCAGTACGTCGAGGTGCACCACGCCCTACGGCTCATGACCGAGTTCGACGGCGGCGTGGGCTACCTGCTCAAGGACCGCGTCTCCGACCTCGTCGCGTTCGGGACGGACGTGCGCAAGGTGGCCGGCGGCGCAACCGTCATCGACCCCGAGCTCGTTGCTCGGCTCGTAGCTCGCCGCCGCGAGCTCGATCCCCTCGACAAGCTCACCGACCGAGAGCGTGCCGTGCTCGCCCTGATGGCCCAGGGTCTGTCCAACGCCGCCGTCGCCGCCGACCTGTACCTGGCCATCAAGACCGTCGAGGCACACGTCACGTCGATCTTCAGCAAGCTCGGACTCGTCCAGCACGACAGGGAACACCGTCGCGTCCTGGCTGTCCTCACATTCCTGCGGGCCTAA
- a CDS encoding recombinase family protein: MSTREFQDRLSSARWQRDFAEELVDGRGVVVAEFFDVGCSRRLPWLQRPEASRLLAAMADPARAFDAIVVGEFERAFCGDQFRVLAPLLELYGVELWLPELNGPVDATNELHLSLLALLGVHSKREVQRSRFRAKAAMRAQVIEQGRHLGGRPPYGYRLVDAGPHPNAAHARWGRMVQRLEPDPVTAPHVRWIFAQRLAGRSVTRIAHDLNDRQVPCPSGYDPGRNPHRSGTSWTLRTVAAILANPRYTGRQVWNRQHTTRGPLDIADDLLGQSETRRWTDLQQWVISRDVAHEPLVSERDFVAAQWTSAVPAPFDGNLNRYLLNGLIRCRECGRILDSHWVNGHPAYRCRHGSRSSTTAVGDRVRNVYIHETKAIQQLAEHLGIPDSDPHMVVQALLEHDAQVTCAVGGVLGIHFAPTPTATNQRPAIPQQRLAAKTPTDCHH; encoded by the coding sequence ATGTCGACGAGGGAGTTCCAGGACCGCTTGTCATCGGCGCGCTGGCAGCGCGACTTCGCCGAGGAGTTGGTCGACGGCCGGGGCGTGGTCGTCGCGGAGTTCTTCGACGTCGGCTGTTCCCGGCGGCTGCCTTGGCTTCAGCGCCCCGAGGCTTCGCGGCTGCTCGCGGCGATGGCCGACCCGGCCCGCGCGTTCGACGCGATCGTCGTCGGCGAGTTCGAGCGTGCGTTCTGCGGTGATCAGTTCCGTGTGCTGGCTCCGCTGCTCGAACTCTATGGCGTCGAGTTGTGGTTGCCTGAGCTCAACGGCCCGGTCGACGCTACCAACGAGCTGCACCTGTCGTTGTTGGCGTTGCTCGGTGTGCATTCGAAGCGGGAGGTTCAGCGGTCGCGGTTCCGGGCGAAGGCCGCGATGCGCGCCCAGGTGATCGAGCAGGGCCGACACCTCGGTGGCCGGCCACCGTACGGCTACCGCCTCGTCGACGCCGGCCCGCACCCGAACGCGGCGCACGCGCGATGGGGTCGCATGGTCCAACGCCTGGAACCCGACCCCGTCACCGCACCCCATGTCCGGTGGATCTTCGCGCAGCGGCTCGCCGGTCGCAGTGTCACCAGGATCGCGCACGACCTCAACGACCGGCAGGTGCCGTGCCCGTCCGGCTACGACCCGGGACGCAACCCGCACCGCAGCGGCACATCCTGGACGTTGCGCACGGTCGCGGCGATCCTCGCCAACCCCCGCTACACCGGGCGGCAGGTCTGGAACCGCCAGCACACCACCCGCGGTCCGCTCGACATCGCCGACGACCTCCTCGGACAGTCGGAAACCCGCCGCTGGACCGACCTGCAACAGTGGGTGATCTCCCGCGACGTCGCCCACGAACCGCTCGTCAGCGAGCGTGACTTCGTCGCCGCCCAGTGGACTAGCGCCGTCCCCGCACCCTTTGACGGCAACCTGAACCGGTACCTGCTCAACGGGTTGATCCGCTGCCGGGAATGCGGCCGGATCCTCGATTCACATTGGGTCAACGGTCACCCGGCATACCGATGCCGCCACGGCAGCCGCAGCTCAACCACCGCAGTCGGCGACCGGGTACGCAACGTCTACATCCACGAGACCAAGGCCATCCAGCAACTCGCAGAACACCTCGGAATACCAGACTCCGACCCCCACATGGTGGTCCAAGCATTACTTGAACACGACGCCCAGGTCACCTGCGCTGTCGGAGGCGTACTCGGCATCCATTTCGCGCCAACCCCCACGGCGACGAATCAGCGTCCGGCGATACCGCAACAGCGTCTAGCAGCAAAAACCCCCACCGATTGCCATCACTGA